In the Juglans microcarpa x Juglans regia isolate MS1-56 chromosome 6D, Jm3101_v1.0, whole genome shotgun sequence genome, one interval contains:
- the LOC121235804 gene encoding GDT1-like protein 1, chloroplastic isoform X1, whose protein sequence is MRSITLSDCMLGAKSLPSCTRHSRPVTCCCLFSSSSRSKQQNSKLSRPNPSLVLSRYSSRWSATTRSSDGVDLRRLDYKTCKMSTKSTPVMDDCCASSKSRAKDNSRGEFDIAAYIHASDNSLGDIMKFLLMLGFLTLQGSQPAVAVSDVASGLQSIPYLGDVGDISTGFASAFLLIFFSELGDKTFFIAALLAARNSASVVFVGTFGALAAMTIVSVILGRTFHYVDEILPFRFGETDLPIDDIAAVFLLVYFGVSTLLDATSSDGLKAEDEQKEAELAVSKFSGNGAGILSSLNTIASTFFLVFVAEWGDKSFFSTIALAAASSPLGVIGGALAGHGVATLLAVLGGSILGTFLSEKAIAYIGGALFLVFAAVTLVEIVS, encoded by the exons atgcGAAGCATAACCCTCTCAGATTGTATGTTGGGGGCAAAGTCACTGCCTTCATGTACAAGGCATAGCAGACCTGTCACCTGTTGTTGCTTGTTTTCTTCGAGTTCACGCTCGAAGCAGCAGAATTCCAAGCTTTCTCGTCCAAACCCAAGTCTCGTTTTGTCCAG GTACTCAAGCCGATGGTCTGCAACTACCAGAAGTTCAGATGGCGTc GATTTAAGGCGTCTTGACTACAAGACCTGCAAAATGAGTACAAAATCAACACCTGTGATGGATGATTGCTGTGCCTCTTCCAAATCACGAGCAAAGGATAATTCAAGAGGGGAATTTGATATAGCAGCATATATCCATGCTTCTGATAATTCACTTGGTGATATTATGAAGTTTCTACTGATGCTTGGGTTTCTCACCCTTCAAGGCTCTCAACCAGCAGTTGCTGTTTCAGATGTTGCTAGTGGGTTGCAATCAATCCCCTATTTAGGGGACGTCGGTGATATTAGCACAGGTTTTGCTTCA GCATTCTTGCTTATCTTTTTTTCAGAACTTGGGGACAAGACCTTTTTTATTGCG GCACTTCTAGCAGCTAGGAACTCTGCTTCTGTTGTCTTTGTTGGGACTTTTGGTGCACTAGC GGCAATGACCATCGTATCTGTTATTCTTGGAAGAACTTTTCACTATGTTGACGAGATCTTACCATTCAG GTTTGGCGAAACTGATTTGCCCATTGATGACATCGCTGCAGTTTTCCTTTTg GTGTATTTTGGGGTTTCAACCTTGCTTGATGCCACCTCCAGTGATGGTCTAAAAGCAGAAGATGAACAGAAGGAG GCAGAGTTAgcagtttcaaaattttcaggAAATGGTGCTGGGATATTATCTTCTCTCAATACTATTGCTAGCACTTTCTTCTTGGTTTTCGTTGCTGAATGGGGTGATAAATCATTCTTTTCCACAATAG CACTTGCTGCAGCATCTTCACCTCTTGGAGTCATCGGGGGAGCACTAGCTGGTCACGGCGTCGCAACTTTG CTTGCAGTTTTGGGAGGTTCTATACTGGGGACATTTTTGTCAGAGAAG GCCATTGCATACATTGGAGGGGCTCTTTTCCTTGTCTTTGCTGCAGTAACATTGGTTGAGATAGTGAGTTAG
- the LOC121268849 gene encoding dirigent protein-like encodes MEVKNLILSFFLLFLLVGISSTTAASNGKIKVRRPCKRLVFYFHDIIYNGRNSKNATSAIVGAPAWGNRTIMAGQSHFGDLVVFDDPITLDNNPHSTPVGRAQGFYLYDQKDIFTAWLGFSFVFNSTQHKGSINFAGADPLMNKTRDISVVGGTGDFFMARGIATLMTDAFEGEVYFRLRVDIKLYECW; translated from the coding sequence ATGGAGGTTAAAAATCTGATTTTatctttcttcctcctcttcctacTCGTTGGAATATCCAGTACTACCGCTGCATCCAATGGGAAAATCAAAGTTCGCCGCCCTTGTAAAAGGTTGGTGTTCTATTTCCATGACATTATTTATAATGGAAGGAACTCGAAGAATGCAACTTCAGCCATTGTAGGTGCACCAGCCTGGGGGAACAGAACCATAATGGCAGGACAAAGCCATTTTGGTGACTTGGTTGTGTTTGATGACCCAATTACCTTAGACAACAATCCGCACTCAACCCCAGTTGGTCGTGCCCAAGGGTTTTATCTTTATGACCAAAAGGACATTTTCACTGCCTGGCTTGGCTTCTCCTTTGTTTTCAACTCTACGCAGCACAAGGGGAGCATAAACTTTGCTGGGGCTGATCCTCTGATGAACAAGACTAGGGATATATCTGTGGTTGGTGGCACCGGTGACTTCTTCATGGCTAGAGGTATAGCCACTTTGATGACTGATGCCTTTGAGGGAGAAGTTTATTTCCGTCTTCGTGTTGACATTAAACTGTACGAATGTTGGTGA
- the LOC121235804 gene encoding protein PAM71, chloroplastic isoform X2, with the protein MRSITLSDCMLGAKSLPSCTRHSRPVTCCCLFSSSSRSKQQNSKLSRPNPSLVLSRYSSRWSATTRSSDGVDLRRLDYKTCKMSTKSTPVMDDCCASSKSRAKDNSRGEFGSQPAVAVSDVASGLQSIPYLGDVGDISTGFASAFLLIFFSELGDKTFFIAALLAARNSASVVFVGTFGALAAMTIVSVILGRTFHYVDEILPFRFGETDLPIDDIAAVFLLVYFGVSTLLDATSSDGLKAEDEQKEAELAVSKFSGNGAGILSSLNTIASTFFLVFVAEWGDKSFFSTIALAAASSPLGVIGGALAGHGVATLLAVLGGSILGTFLSEKAIAYIGGALFLVFAAVTLVEIVS; encoded by the exons atgcGAAGCATAACCCTCTCAGATTGTATGTTGGGGGCAAAGTCACTGCCTTCATGTACAAGGCATAGCAGACCTGTCACCTGTTGTTGCTTGTTTTCTTCGAGTTCACGCTCGAAGCAGCAGAATTCCAAGCTTTCTCGTCCAAACCCAAGTCTCGTTTTGTCCAG GTACTCAAGCCGATGGTCTGCAACTACCAGAAGTTCAGATGGCGTc GATTTAAGGCGTCTTGACTACAAGACCTGCAAAATGAGTACAAAATCAACACCTGTGATGGATGATTGCTGTGCCTCTTCCAAATCACGAGCAAAGGATAATTCAAGAGGGGAATTTG GCTCTCAACCAGCAGTTGCTGTTTCAGATGTTGCTAGTGGGTTGCAATCAATCCCCTATTTAGGGGACGTCGGTGATATTAGCACAGGTTTTGCTTCA GCATTCTTGCTTATCTTTTTTTCAGAACTTGGGGACAAGACCTTTTTTATTGCG GCACTTCTAGCAGCTAGGAACTCTGCTTCTGTTGTCTTTGTTGGGACTTTTGGTGCACTAGC GGCAATGACCATCGTATCTGTTATTCTTGGAAGAACTTTTCACTATGTTGACGAGATCTTACCATTCAG GTTTGGCGAAACTGATTTGCCCATTGATGACATCGCTGCAGTTTTCCTTTTg GTGTATTTTGGGGTTTCAACCTTGCTTGATGCCACCTCCAGTGATGGTCTAAAAGCAGAAGATGAACAGAAGGAG GCAGAGTTAgcagtttcaaaattttcaggAAATGGTGCTGGGATATTATCTTCTCTCAATACTATTGCTAGCACTTTCTTCTTGGTTTTCGTTGCTGAATGGGGTGATAAATCATTCTTTTCCACAATAG CACTTGCTGCAGCATCTTCACCTCTTGGAGTCATCGGGGGAGCACTAGCTGGTCACGGCGTCGCAACTTTG CTTGCAGTTTTGGGAGGTTCTATACTGGGGACATTTTTGTCAGAGAAG GCCATTGCATACATTGGAGGGGCTCTTTTCCTTGTCTTTGCTGCAGTAACATTGGTTGAGATAGTGAGTTAG